One genomic segment of Cottoperca gobio chromosome 21, fCotGob3.1, whole genome shotgun sequence includes these proteins:
- the tmem223 gene encoding transmembrane protein 223, with translation MGLERLLCGALQCYSKQFRLVNIQQKVFQNASMSTQTTPSTSNVVNRVTCVAGLFSRIFVVTSRRGAAAHSQPAARLCTSAQPSRDVTLFQHDRTRFFRLFSFFCGCQFLFWTYLGYFAYTGLRDTRGATEKGKAKASSITGLAGMWSFEMNLGSNTWRYGFTLGCLAIAAGIVGVGVLFCKRSVCQVILHQGGRMVTVSTQSPLGPGRGQKITVPLSQVACHAHRHESPSFIPLRVKGHKFYFLLDKDGTVNNARLFDITVGAYRPF, from the coding sequence ATGGGATTAGAACGGTTGCTTTGCGGGGCACTGCAGTGTTACTCCAAACAGTTTCGACTCGTTAATATTCAGCAAAAAGTATTTCAAAATGCGTCGATGTCCACACAGACTACACCGAGCACGTCCAACGTGGTTAACCGGGTTACATGTGTAGCCGGTCTGTTCAGCAGGATATTCGTGGTCACAAGCCGCCGCGGTGCCGCCGCTCACAGTCAGCCGGCTGCCCGCCTCTGCACCTCCGCCCAACCCTCCAGAGATGTCACCCTGTTCCAGCACGACAGGACCCGCTTCTTCCGGCTCTTCTCATTCTTCTGCGGCTGCCAGTTTCTCTTCTGGACATACCTGGGCTACTTCGCTTACACTGGGCTCAGAGACACAAGGGGAGCTACAGAGAAGGGGAAAGCTAAGGCGTCCAGCATCACCGGGCTGGCTGGGATGTGGAGCTTTGAGATGAATCTGGGGTCAAACACCTGGAGGTACGGCTTCACACTGGGATGCCTGGCAATAGCAGCAGGGATTGTCGGGGTCGGGGTGCTGTTTTGCAAGCGATCTGTCTGCCAGGTGATTTTACACCAAGGTGGGAGGATGGTGACAGTTTCCACACAGTCACCGTTGGGACCAGGCCGAGGCCAGAAAATAACAGTCCCACTGTCCCAGGTCGCCTGTCATGCTCACAGACACGAGTCCCCCTCGTTCATCCCACTCAGGGTCAAAGGACACAAGTTCTACTTTCTTCTGGACAAAGATGGAACCGTGAACAACGCTAGGCTGTTTGATATCACTGTTGGGGCTTACCGGCCATTTTAA